The following are from one region of the Acidobacteriota bacterium genome:
- a CDS encoding 4Fe-4S dicluster domain-containing protein → MTRRHLLLLLPAAGLAWQHVLAGTPESSPNYKTSEHWWGMLIDIPKCIGCGNCVRACQSENDVPDGYFRTWVERYHVSDYDIENPIVDSPDGAKHGFPPAKDPSGKNFFVPKLCNHCADSPCTQVCPVGATFISPDGVVLVDKQYCLGCRYCVQACPYGCRFINPHTETAEKCSLCYHRITKGLTTACCESCPTGARQLADLKNPNDPIHEFLKTHSVQVLKPSMATHSKTFYYGLDGSVR, encoded by the coding sequence ATGACGCGGCGTCATCTGCTTCTCCTGCTGCCTGCCGCCGGGCTCGCCTGGCAACACGTCCTTGCTGGAACTCCAGAGTCCTCCCCCAATTACAAGACCAGCGAGCACTGGTGGGGCATGCTGATCGATATCCCCAAGTGCATCGGCTGCGGGAATTGCGTGCGCGCTTGCCAGTCCGAGAACGATGTCCCCGACGGCTACTTCCGAACCTGGGTGGAGCGTTATCACGTCTCCGACTACGACATTGAAAACCCCATCGTCGATTCACCCGACGGTGCAAAGCACGGTTTTCCGCCCGCTAAAGACCCCAGCGGCAAGAACTTCTTCGTCCCCAAACTGTGCAACCACTGCGCGGATTCCCCGTGCACACAGGTGTGTCCGGTGGGCGCAACGTTCATCAGTCCTGACGGAGTGGTTTTGGTCGACAAACAATATTGTCTCGGCTGCCGTTATTGCGTGCAGGCCTGCCCCTACGGGTGCAGGTTTATCAATCCGCATACCGAGACGGCCGAAAAGTGCTCCCTGTGCTATCACCGGATCACGAAGGGGCTGACAACCGCCTGTTGCGAATCGTGCCCAACGGGAGCCCGGCAACTGGCTGACCTGAAGAATCCAAACGATCCGATTCACGAATTCCTGAAGACGCACAGTGTGCAAGTTCTGAAACCGTCCATGGCGACGCACTCGAAAACTTTCTACTACGGTCTGGATGGTTCGGTTCGATAG
- a CDS encoding alpha-glucosidase encodes MKAALLLLAMLCSTDIAFAQTGAQSPSAHWYDNAVIYEIYPRSFQDSNGDGIGDLNGITARLDYLKELGVDAIWITPFFPSPNADFGYDVSDYTNVAPEYGTLQDWDKLATEAKKRGIRILVDFVVNHTSDQHAWFKESRSSRDNPKRDWYVWRSGSGPHQPPTHWTSIFGGYAWTWDAATEQWYYHIFLPQQPDVNWASPGLRKAMFDVVRFWLDHQASGFRLDATPYLFEDPAFPDDPNPPKPGGAAALMPYNSARPENHDVLREMRKILDSYPGDPVLLGESSTATIQDLAKVYGENHDEIQLPMNFLFGNLTNLDASVFKKQVDDAQIHLGGQTPVFFFSSHDHPRQWSTFGDGKHNDQIAKLTATLTLAQRGSVLLYYGEELGMGTMPANQLKAVPIGPKRPRADDRDGERTPMQWDSSVGAGFSKGAPWLPVEASSPRYNVAKEKQDPTSVYSWYAELLKLRHENVALRDGAYLPLESGNRNVFAFGRQAASGETVLVVLNTSSKKQKIQITGLPGRTPKFGKMLKATPPATTPLSQGFTVAPYGVLICTLE; translated from the coding sequence ATGAAAGCGGCGCTCCTCCTGCTGGCGATGCTCTGTTCGACCGATATTGCGTTCGCCCAAACCGGAGCCCAGAGCCCTTCTGCGCACTGGTACGACAATGCCGTCATTTACGAGATTTATCCGCGCAGCTTTCAGGACTCGAATGGCGACGGCATTGGAGACCTCAATGGGATCACGGCCCGCCTGGACTATCTGAAAGAGCTGGGCGTGGACGCCATCTGGATTACTCCTTTCTTCCCATCACCCAACGCCGACTTCGGATACGACGTTTCCGACTACACCAACGTCGCGCCAGAATATGGAACACTGCAGGACTGGGACAAGCTGGCAACCGAGGCGAAGAAACGCGGAATCCGCATCCTCGTCGACTTTGTTGTCAACCACACTTCCGATCAGCACGCGTGGTTCAAAGAGTCGAGATCGTCGCGTGATAACCCGAAGCGCGACTGGTATGTGTGGCGAAGTGGTAGCGGTCCGCACCAACCACCCACGCATTGGACTTCAATCTTTGGTGGCTATGCGTGGACGTGGGATGCCGCCACCGAGCAGTGGTACTATCACATTTTTCTGCCGCAACAACCTGACGTGAATTGGGCGAGCCCCGGGCTTCGCAAGGCGATGTTTGATGTCGTGCGTTTCTGGCTCGACCACCAGGCCAGCGGCTTCCGCCTCGATGCGACGCCTTACCTTTTTGAGGATCCTGCATTTCCTGACGACCCCAACCCTCCGAAACCAGGTGGCGCCGCCGCGCTCATGCCGTATAACTCGGCTCGTCCTGAGAATCACGACGTGCTCCGCGAGATGCGTAAAATTCTGGACAGCTATCCTGGCGATCCGGTGCTGTTGGGAGAATCCTCGACGGCAACGATCCAGGATCTGGCGAAGGTTTACGGGGAGAATCACGATGAAATTCAGCTCCCTATGAATTTCCTGTTCGGCAATCTAACCAACCTCGATGCCTCGGTATTCAAGAAGCAAGTGGACGACGCTCAGATTCACCTCGGCGGACAAACGCCAGTCTTCTTTTTCAGCAGCCACGATCACCCTCGCCAATGGAGCACGTTCGGAGATGGAAAGCACAACGATCAAATCGCAAAGCTGACGGCCACTCTCACGCTAGCGCAGCGCGGATCCGTTCTTCTTTATTACGGGGAAGAACTCGGCATGGGCACGATGCCGGCGAATCAACTGAAGGCGGTGCCGATCGGACCGAAGCGTCCGCGCGCCGATGATCGCGACGGTGAGCGCACTCCGATGCAGTGGGATTCCTCGGTGGGCGCTGGTTTCAGCAAGGGCGCGCCATGGCTGCCCGTAGAGGCCAGCTCGCCACGGTACAACGTTGCAAAAGAGAAACAGGATCCCACCTCTGTTTACTCCTGGTACGCAGAACTTCTGAAACTCCGGCACGAGAACGTTGCTCTTCGCGATGGCGCGTACTTACCGCTCGAGTCGGGCAATCGAAATGTATTCGCTTTTGGCCGGCAGGCAGCATCAGGTGAAACAGTTCTCGTGGTCCTGAACACGAGTTCGAAAAAACAGAAAATCCAGATCACTGGACTACCTGGCCGGACACCCAAGTTCGGCAAAATGCTTAAGGCCACTCCGCCAGCAACCACTCCTTTATCACAGGGTTTCACCGTCGCTCCGTATGGCGTCCTGATCTGCACGTTGGAATAG
- a CDS encoding TIGR03118 family protein produces MSPNHSKHIVAVAAIVFTVILTASSALAQHFTRTDLTANAAGVGNAAHIDPNLVNAWGLSRASGSPWWVADQATGLSTLYDATGLPQSLVVTIPLPNGQSGSGSPTGTVFNAFPGAFELIPGQRSIFLFSTLAGTIAGWNPNVNPTVAVIKADASAEHAVYTGLAIADTNKGPRLFAANFSLGEVTVFNKRFNKVTTAGGFKDAALPMGYAPFGIQNVGGNIVVAFAQPRAGEPHETHGPGKGFVDVFDTDGNLLLRLQHNSTMNAPWGIAQAPGDFGPFSHRLLIGNFGDGKINAYNPVSGKREGTLLDPNGAPIAIDGLWAISFGGGNTNSGLFNDLYFSSGPNEETNGLFGKLTPTGSEQRGNSE; encoded by the coding sequence ATGTCTCCCAATCATTCGAAGCATATCGTGGCAGTGGCCGCGATTGTTTTCACGGTTATCTTAACCGCCAGCAGTGCGCTGGCGCAGCACTTTACCCGAACCGACTTGACCGCCAACGCCGCAGGCGTTGGGAATGCCGCCCACATCGATCCTAATCTCGTTAACGCGTGGGGACTCTCGCGCGCCTCGGGTTCGCCCTGGTGGGTTGCTGACCAGGCAACTGGCCTGTCAACCCTTTATGACGCTACTGGACTTCCCCAGAGCCTGGTTGTCACCATCCCCTTGCCAAACGGACAGTCTGGTTCCGGTTCTCCCACGGGAACTGTATTCAACGCCTTCCCGGGAGCTTTTGAACTGATTCCCGGCCAGCGGTCGATCTTCCTGTTCTCCACGCTGGCGGGCACGATTGCGGGCTGGAATCCAAATGTGAACCCAACGGTGGCAGTCATTAAGGCGGACGCCTCCGCCGAACACGCCGTCTATACCGGTCTGGCAATCGCCGACACCAACAAAGGACCCCGCCTCTTCGCCGCAAACTTCTCTTTGGGTGAAGTCACGGTCTTTAACAAGAGGTTTAACAAAGTCACCACCGCGGGCGGATTCAAAGACGCCGCCTTGCCCATGGGCTATGCGCCTTTCGGAATTCAAAACGTCGGCGGGAACATCGTCGTCGCATTTGCGCAGCCTCGCGCCGGCGAACCGCATGAAACACATGGTCCCGGTAAGGGCTTTGTGGATGTTTTTGACACCGATGGCAACCTGCTGCTGCGACTTCAGCACAACAGCACCATGAACGCTCCCTGGGGCATCGCCCAGGCACCCGGAGATTTCGGCCCGTTCAGCCACCGTTTGCTGATTGGCAATTTCGGCGACGGCAAGATCAATGCCTACAATCCCGTGAGTGGAAAACGTGAAGGCACTTTGCTGGATCCCAACGGCGCCCCGATCGCGATCGACGGCCTGTGGGCGATCAGCTTCGGCGGAGGCAACACCAACTCCGGATTGTTTAACGACCTGTACTTTTCCTCGGGTCCGAATGAGGAGACGAACGGCTTGTTCGGGAAATTAACCCCGACAGGCTCGGAGCAACGGGGTAACTCAGAGTAG
- a CDS encoding ATP synthase F0 subunit B, producing MDQTIRQLGELLLGAVPTAILLAILYFLYTVLVHKPLTAVLAERRARTEGALEKARADIAAADARTADYEQRLREARLKIFRNLENRRQQATQLRAEAAAQARARAQEQIKNARAAIEQDKQQAMAKLQSDAERLAAEIVQRVLRPVEAASPVGGQ from the coding sequence ATGGATCAGACAATCCGACAACTAGGGGAATTACTGCTCGGAGCCGTACCTACCGCGATCCTGTTGGCGATCCTTTATTTTCTCTATACCGTGCTGGTGCACAAGCCTCTCACCGCTGTGCTGGCGGAAAGGCGCGCTCGAACCGAGGGCGCACTCGAAAAAGCCCGCGCCGATATCGCGGCCGCCGATGCTCGAACTGCTGATTACGAACAGCGTCTGCGGGAAGCTCGGCTGAAGATTTTCAGGAACCTGGAAAACCGGCGCCAGCAGGCAACGCAGTTGCGTGCCGAAGCCGCCGCCCAGGCGCGAGCACGGGCTCAGGAACAGATTAAGAATGCGCGCGCCGCCATCGAGCAGGACAAGCAACAGGCGATGGCGAAACTACAATCCGACGCGGAACGCTTAGCTGCGGAGATCGTCCAAAGAGTGTTGCGGCCCGTCGAGGCGGCAAGTCCGGTGGGTGGACAATGA
- a CDS encoding ATP synthase F0 subunit B: MNIRGFLRIYVLIALLALLAIASPRAFGKTQESSESSAQPSSAQSTEKSASAELAKETREAAGEEEENENLKHSPAIQFLARKTGMSVHRAHLFAVTANFLIVAFLIYWFARKSIPAAFRSRTDSIQRGLEEGRAASEDANRRLADIESRLSKLDSEVAQMQAQSESEAAAEDGRIKQAAEADIRKIVEAAEQEIASAAKQARRDLSSHTADLAVALARKQIQVDSATDQILVRNFAGRLASGSGGKDRQ; the protein is encoded by the coding sequence ATGAACATCCGCGGATTTCTAAGAATATACGTACTGATCGCGCTCTTGGCGCTGCTGGCGATTGCTTCGCCGCGTGCGTTTGGAAAAACTCAGGAAAGTTCTGAGTCCTCCGCGCAGCCTTCTTCTGCTCAATCGACTGAGAAGAGTGCGAGCGCGGAGTTGGCCAAGGAAACTCGCGAAGCGGCTGGGGAAGAAGAAGAGAACGAGAACCTGAAGCACTCGCCTGCGATCCAGTTCCTGGCCAGGAAAACGGGAATGTCAGTTCACCGTGCCCATCTGTTCGCTGTCACGGCCAATTTCCTGATCGTTGCATTTCTAATTTACTGGTTCGCCCGCAAGAGTATTCCTGCAGCTTTCCGCAGTCGTACGGATTCGATCCAACGCGGATTGGAAGAAGGACGCGCGGCCAGCGAGGATGCCAACCGGCGACTGGCGGATATCGAGTCGCGTCTGAGCAAACTGGATAGTGAAGTCGCACAGATGCAGGCGCAATCCGAGAGTGAAGCAGCAGCCGAAGACGGACGGATCAAGCAAGCGGCCGAAGCCGACATCCGCAAGATCGTGGAAGCAGCGGAGCAGGAAATTGCTTCCGCCGCCAAGCAGGCGCGCCGCGATCTGTCGTCACACACGGCTGACCTGGCGGTTGCGCTCGCACGCAAACAAATTCAGGTTGATTCCGCGACGGACCAGATTCTGGTTAGAAATTTTGCCGGAAGACTTGCGTCCGGCAGCGGCGGAAAGGACCGTCAGTAG